A single Musa acuminata AAA Group cultivar baxijiao chromosome BXJ2-1, Cavendish_Baxijiao_AAA, whole genome shotgun sequence DNA region contains:
- the LOC103987191 gene encoding calvin cycle protein CP12-1, chloroplastic-like, with product MATAPAGVSTSARGVVSSKAELPKPQLSKGMLRLPWASRRRASSRRLVLVASSPSTPPNISEKVVESIKKAEETCAEDAASGECAAAWDEVEELSAAASHARDKLKTSDPLEEYCKDNPETDECRTYED from the coding sequence ATGGCGACGGCACCCGCCGGTGTGAGCACCTCCGCCCGAGGCGTCGTCTCCTCGAAGGCGGAGCTCCCAAAACCACAGCTGTCTAAAGGGATGCTCCGCCTTCCATGGGCCAGCCGCCGCCGAGCGTCCTCCCGCCGGCTGGTGCTGGTGGCAAGCTCGCCGTCCACGCCGCCGAACATATCGGAGAAGGTGGTGGAGAGCATCAAGAAAGCGGAGGAGACGTGCGCGGAGGACGCGGCGAGCGGGGAGTGCGCCGCGGCGTGGGACGAGGTTGAGGAGCTGAGCGCGGCGGCCAGCCACGCCAGGGACAAGCTCAAGACCAGCGATCCCCTGGAGGAGTACTGCAAGGACAACCCTGAGACCGACGAGTGCCGCACCTACGAGGACTAG
- the LOC135598401 gene encoding probable U6 snRNA-associated Sm-like protein LSm4 encodes MLPLSLLKTAQGHPMLVELKNGETYNGHLVNCDTWMNIHLREVICTSKDGDRFWRMPECYIRGNTIKYLRVPDEVIDKVQEETSKSRTDRKPPGVGRGRGRGRDDTSGRPAKGIGRGQDDGSSKGGGRGRGGAGGKGGGVRGGGRGRG; translated from the exons ATG CTTCCGCTATCACTTCTCAAGACAGCACAAGGGCATCCTATG CTGGTGGAGTTGAAGAACGGGGAGACTTACAATGGTCACTTGGTGAACTGCGATACCTGGATGAATATACACCTCCGTGAGGTTATTTGTACCTCAAAG GATGGTGATCGCTTTTGGAGGATGCCTGAGTGTTATATTCGTGGGAATACCATTAAGTATCTTCGAGTTCCAGACGAG GTGATTGATAAGGTACAAGAAGAAACCAGCAAGAGTCGCACTG ATAGGAAGCCACCTGGTGTTGGTCGCGGAAGGGGAAGAGGTAGAGACGACACCAGTGGGAGGCCTGCCAAAGGCATTGGACGTGGTCAAGATGATGGAAGCAGCAAGGGCGGTGGTCGTGGAAGGGGTGGAGCTGGTGGTAAAGGTGGTGGTGTCAGAG GTGGAGGGCGTGGGCGTGGCTGA